One Deltaproteobacteria bacterium genomic window, CCGTAGCCGGCAGCCGGCTCGATGAATTGGATCCTTCGCTCTGTCGCCGTTTCGCCGGCTTGAATCAGGGCGGCCTGGCCGAGGATCTCCCGATCAAACTCGGAATGGCGCGAAAGGACGGAGACGGCGTGGTTCGCCCCACGGTGGCGGGTGTTCTCATGGCGACGCCCGAGCCCCGACGATGGCTGCCCAATGCGTTTGTTCAGGCCGTAGCCTATCGGGGAACTACAGTTAGCACCGGCGAGGACGGGATCTACCAGCTCGATGCGTCCGATATATCGGGGCCGCTAGACAAGCAAATCACAGATACTTGCGCCTTCGTGAGGAAGAACATGAAGGTCGCAGCGATAAAACGTCAGGGACGCACAGACCTGCCCGAATACGATATGACCGCTATTTTCGAGGCGGTCGTAAACGCCGTGGCGCACCGTGACTACTCGATTCACGGTTCGAAGATCCGCTTAAAAATGTTCGCCGACCGCCTGGAGATCTATTCACCCGGAACGATCCCCAACACAATGACCATAGAAAGCCTTCCATACCGTCAATCGGCCCGCAATGAAACGCTTACCAGTCTGCTGGCCCGCTGTCCCGTTGGCGGCGGGGATTGGGCCCCGCACAGATCCCACATGATGGATAAACGAGGCGAGGGGGTCCCGATTATTCTGGAACGCAGCCGTCAACTGAGCGGTCGCGAGCCGCAGTATCGGCTGATTGATGACACGGAGCTTATGCTCACCGTGTGGGCGGCTCGGCCGGATAAATACAATTGAGAGGAAGAGCGGTTATGAATTCACTTTCTCTTTGTCCCTGAACCGACCCGATCGAGTTCCATCCTAACGTGTAAGCGGGGCGCTAACTGAGGCGGCGTTGGATTTGACGCGACTAATGACTCAATCCCGTGACCCAAAAACCTACGACCTGAAGTCGCCCGGTTTCCACTGCGCGTGAAACGCCTCGCTTTTTCCAACACGTTGAATAGAATAGACTCGGTTGGCAGTGATCGAATTGTGAAGGGGCGTGGAGGCGTTTGCATTCTCGACCCCCTTTCCTCTCTCACGATAGATATCTGTACGAAACTGCAGCGCGGGAACCCATTATCCATGGACTTCACATCTCCTGGTTCGAACCCATGCGCTTGTTTCGGCGATGCACAATGCCGGCGAACAAGCGGCAGACCTCGGTAAGAAGCCGCTTTGTGGTTAATTATTTTGGAGCACGCAAATGACCAAATTTCCGGACAAGTTCGATCGCTCCGAAATCGTCCTCTACCAAACCGAAGACGGCCGCACGCGCATCCAGGTGCGGCTTGAAAACGAAACGGTTTGGCTGACCCAGGCCGACATGGCCAGGCTTTTCCAGACCACACCTCAAAATATCACGCTTCATCTGAAGAACATCTTCCTGGAAGGTGAATTGGACCAGGCGGCAACTTGCAAGGATTTCTTACAGGTTCAAACCGAGGGAAATCGAAAGGTCCGCCGCAGCCTCAGGTTTTACAAGCTGGATGTGGTCATTTCAGTGGGTTACCGGATCAAGAGCCATATAGCCACCCGGTTCAGGCAATGGGCCACTCAGCGACTTCGGGAATATATCATCAAAGGCTTCGCACTCGACGACGAACGGCTCAAGCAGTCGGGCGGTGGCAACTATTTCGAGGAGTTGCTGGCCCGCATCCGGGACATTCGTTCCTCGGAAAAGGTTTTCTGGCGCAAGGTGCTCGATATTTACGCCACAAGCATCGACTACGACCCGAACACTAACATGTCCCACAAGTTTTTTCAGGTGGTGCAGAACAAAATACACTGGGCGGCACATGGTCATACCGCGGCCGAAATTATCTCCGCACGCGCCGATGCCGCCAAACCCAATATGGGACTCACCTCGTGGACAGGAGCCAAGCCCACGCAAGCCGGCAGCGAAATCGCCAAAAACTATTTAACCTTAGAGGAATTGGACACCCTCAACCGGATCGTCGCCATCTACCTCGATTTTGCGGAGTTGCAGGCCCTAAACCGAAAGCCGATGTACATGAAGGACTGGATTGCCAAGCTGGACGAGTTTTTGAAAGTCAGCGAGCGGGACATTCTCAAACACGCGGGCACAA contains:
- a CDS encoding putative DNA binding domain-containing protein; translated protein: MFDTIAELLEKLRLGEDTYLESKAVRFAGGKVAAPHRDSLADELASMANSRGGVCLLGAEDETRDATGIPLEHLDTVEDFVREVCTDSIKPGLAPVIERLFLPDATGTRVPIIKVEVPRSLFVHQSPGGYLYRIGSAKRQMPPDYLARLFQQRSQTRFIHFDEQTVAGSRLDELDPSLCRRFAGLNQGGLAEDLPIKLGMARKDGDGVVRPTVAGVLMATPEPRRWLPNAFVQAVAYRGTTVSTGEDGIYQLDASDISGPLDKQITDTCAFVRKNMKVAAIKRQGRTDLPEYDMTAIFEAVVNAVAHRDYSIHGSKIRLKMFADRLEIYSPGTIPNTMTIESLPYRQSARNETLTSLLARCPVGGGDWAPHRSHMMDKRGEGVPIILERSRQLSGREPQYRLIDDTELMLTVWAARPDKYN
- a CDS encoding virulence RhuM family protein, which translates into the protein MTKFPDKFDRSEIVLYQTEDGRTRIQVRLENETVWLTQADMARLFQTTPQNITLHLKNIFLEGELDQAATCKDFLQVQTEGNRKVRRSLRFYKLDVVISVGYRIKSHIATRFRQWATQRLREYIIKGFALDDERLKQSGGGNYFEELLARIRDIRSSEKVFWRKVLDIYATSIDYDPNTNMSHKFFQVVQNKIHWAAHGHTAAEIISARADAAKPNMGLTSWTGAKPTQAGSEIAKNYLTLEELDTLNRIVAIYLDFAELQALNRKPMYMKDWIAKLDEFLKVSERDILKHAGTISHETAIEKARSEHEKFREKMLKEPSPVERHFMEAVKEVKNLDRGKPLTARNTPREKTK